The genomic region ATTATCTCCTTAATTTTGGATCGAAAGCATCTCTTAATCTGTCTCCTACTAAGTTAAAACTTAACATAGTAATAGAAATAAGAACTGCAGGAATGATTAATTGGTAAGGATAGCGTTGGAATGAAGCAATACCTTCATTTGCTAATGTACCCCATGAAGCTTGTGGTAACACAACTCCTAAACCAATAAATGATAAGAAAGCTTCTGTAAAGATAATACTTGGGATTTGTAATGTTAAATTAACAACTACTAATGATAAAATATTTGGAACTAAATGACGGAAAATAATTCTAGCTGAACTAGCTCCCATCGTTGATGCACAAATAACAAACTCTTGTTGTTTTAAACGCATTACTTCACCACGAACTAGTCTTGCCATCCCAGCCCATCCTACCACAGAATAAGCAACAATAATAGTTGTCATCCCAGGTTCTAAGACAATCATAAATACGATTACTAACAATAAATAAGGAATCCCATTTAAAATCTCTACAAAACGCATCATTACATTATCTAACATGCCACCAAAGTATCCAGCAATTCCACCATAACATACTCCAACAACACAATTAATAACTACTGCTACATAAGCAATTGTTAAAGAAACACGTCCTCCATCAAAAGCACGAACAAATAAATCACGTCCTAATACATCTGTACCAAAGATAAAAATATGATCTCCAGTACTTGTAAATGGTGCCGCATTTGTATATGCATAGTTTTGTGTATTCATTGCTACAGGCCAAATAGCTGGTATTAAAAAGGATAGTGTTGTAATAATAATTAAAACTGTTAAGAAAAACATCGTTACTTTATCTCTTTTAATACGTCCAAAAGCATCTTTCCAGAAGCTAATAGAAGGTCTACTCATTTCATTTAAACTATCTAAATCTTGTCCAACTACTTCGAACATCGAAGCATCTACACTTGATTCCATAGTTACTATCTTATTATTTTCCATTAGTCACCTTTCCCTCCTGTAAAATTCACTCTAGGATCAATGAAGACATATAAAATGTCTACAATTAATGTTGCAAACACTAAGAATGCACCATAGAATAAAGCACTTCCTGCAATCATTGTATAATCATTTTGGGTAATTGAATTAATAAAGAATTTCCCCATTCCTGGAATATTAAATACTTTTTCAACAACAAAAGCCCCAGTTAACACACTAGCTGCAATTGGTCCTAAAACTGTAATAACAGGCATAATCG from Tannockella kyphosi harbors:
- a CDS encoding ABC transporter permease — protein: MENNKIVTMESSVDASMFEVVGQDLDSLNEMSRPSISFWKDAFGRIKRDKVTMFFLTVLIIITTLSFLIPAIWPVAMNTQNYAYTNAAPFTSTGDHIFIFGTDVLGRDLFVRAFDGGRVSLTIAYVAVVINCVVGVCYGGIAGYFGGMLDNVMMRFVEILNGIPYLLLVIVFMIVLEPGMTTIIVAYSVVGWAGMARLVRGEVMRLKQQEFVICASTMGASSARIIFRHLVPNILSLVVVNLTLQIPSIIFTEAFLSFIGLGVVLPQASWGTLANEGIASFQRYPYQLIIPAVLISITMLSFNLVGDRLRDAFDPKLRR